From a region of the Lampris incognitus isolate fLamInc1 unplaced genomic scaffold, fLamInc1.hap2 scaffold_93, whole genome shotgun sequence genome:
- the LOC130134200 gene encoding thyrotropin receptor-like, with protein sequence MGFVSSQRHGIPNTVVSDNRPCFNSKEWQKFAEQYDFRHVTSSPLYAQSNGKAEKGTHILKQLLKKAADSQVFSLDWKIALGVSYPKLESSGEPPIGDLLDPRGVSSGGAPGEIDEPDELGRSSLTRAGLTRQGPLVGMVVVFITSVESTLLLEWCPAQCECESETRGISCFDIDVIPSFHPSTEEVWLVETRLLSIPQDAFANLVNVSHIYISDDEGLRHLDKHSFHNLPLIVHIEIRSLRTLSQIDPEAFKDLPNLKYLGIFNTGLYSFPVIYNIQSTQEEFLLEIVDNLLIEMIPANSFHGICDNDLTIIMNGNGLKEIQHYAFNGSRLQEVYLNKNVDLERVDEFAFSGVIHGPTLLDLSETRVSSLPSIGLGLIEKLRAKNTWTLKKLPPLTAFLHLQKAELTFHSHCCGLKNLKRWRGHTEAAICNLTRAGVGQQLQKSSGTFYPGYQRHKPFHQDPHLHDSDNLENIEKPYHHQYSICPSEERGLFYVDSPMGDPDEGFDYALCNKLHMDNFKVSCRPLPDAFNPCEDVMSHGFLRVFVWIVSLLAILANSLVMVILLISHHKLSITRFLICHLAFADFCMGLYLLLIGSVDLYTRSQYYHHAIDWQTGAGCNLAGTLSIFASELSVYTLTAITLQRWHDIFFAMRSKQKLRMRHIAAVMLVGWLLCLILALLPLAGVSSYQKVSVCLPMDTKTSAAQVYVVSVLTLNILAFMVVCVCYFHIYCMVHNPEHQSSKQDASMAKRMAVLIFTNLLCLFPVSFYGLSAALHRPLITVTQSKVLLVLFYPLNSCANPFLYTILTRTFHRDVLMLLSRTGIFQPQTQFNRY encoded by the exons ATGGGCTTTGTTTCATCTCAAAG ACACGGCATACCAAACACAGTGGTGAGTGACAACAGACCATGCTTCAACAGCAAAGAGTGGCAGAAATTTGCAGAACAGTATGACTTCAGGCATGTCACATCTAGTCCTCTATATGCACAGTCAAATGGAAAAGCTGAGAAAGGAACCCACATTCTCAAACAGCTCCTGAAGAAAGCTGCTGACA gccaggttttttcTTTGGAttggaagatcgcgcttggtgtttcataccCCAAGCTGGAATCAAGTGGCGAGCCACCCataggagacctgctggatccacgtg GTGTGAGCTCTGGAGGAGCTCCAGGTGAGATCGATGAACCAGATGAGTTAGGCAGGAGCAGCCTGACGAGGGCGGGGCTGACGAGGCAGGGAC CTTTAGTTGGCATGGTTGTCGTCTTCATCACAAGTGTTGAAAGCACACTTCTGCTGGAGTGGTGCCCGGCTCAGTGCGAATGCGAATCAGAGACTCGTGGAATTTCATGCTTTGATATTGACGTCATACCCAGCTTCCATCCCAGCACCGAGGAGGT GTGGCTGGTAGAGACTCGACTTCTCTCCATCCCCCAAGATGCCTTTGCTAACTTGGTGAACGTTTCACACAT CTACATCTCTGACGATGAGGGTTTAAGACATCTGGACAAGCATTCTTTCCACAATCTACCACTGATAGTGCACAT AGAAATAAGAAGTCTCAGAACACTATCGCAGATTGACCCAGAAGCATTTAAGGACCTGCCTAATTTAAAGTATCT CGGCATTTTCAACACAGGTCTATACTCCTTTCCTGTCATTTACAACATACAATCCACACAAGAGGAGTTTTTACT AGAGATAGTGGATAACCTCTTGATTGAAATGATACCTGCCAATTCCTTCCACGGAATATGCGACAATGATCTCACCAT taTAATGAATGGCAATGGCTTGAAAGAGATCCAGCACTATGCCTTCAATGGGAGCAGACTCCAAGAAGT GTATCTTAACAAGAATGTGGATTTGGAGAGAGTAGATGAATTTGCTTTTTCTGGTGTGATTCACGGCCCAACACTCCT AGACCTTTCAGAGACTAGAGTGAGTTCTTTGCCTTCAATAGGACTGGGGCTCATTGAAAAACTGCGAGCTAAAAACACTTGGACCCTCAAGAAACTACCTCCTCTTACAGCCTTTCTGCATTTGCAAAAAGCTGAATTGACCTTCCACAGCCACTGCTGTGGCCTCAAAAACCTGAAAAGATGGAGGGG ACACACTGAGGCAGCTATATGCAACTTGACCagggctggtgtgggacagcaacTGCAGAAATCTTCTGGAACTTTCTACCCGGGGTATCAGAGACACAAACCATTTCATCAGGATCCACATCTACATGACAGTGACAATCTCGAAAACATTGAAAAGCCATATCACCATCAATATTCCATTTGTCCCTCAGAAGAGAGGGGCTTGTTCTATGTGGACTCACCAATGGGGGATCCTGATGAAGGATTTGACTATGCACTCTGCAATAAACTTCATATGGACAATTTCAAGGTGTCCTGCAGACCCCTTCCTGATGCCTTCAACCCATGTGAGGATGTGATGAGCCATGGATTCCTAAGGGTGTTTGTGTGGATTGTTAGTCTCTTAGCTATTCTAGCTAACTCTCTCGTCATGGTCATTCTGCTGATCAGCCACCACAAATTGTCTATAACCCGTTTCCTCATCTGCCACTTAGCGTTTGCAGACTTCTGCATGGGACTCTACTTACTGCTTATTGGATCTGTTGACCTTTATACTCGCTCTCAATATTACCATCATGCCATTGACTGGCAGACAGGAGCTGGTTGCAACCTAGCAGGGACATTATCAATATTTGCTAGTGAACTATCTGTCTACACATTAACTGCAATAACCCTTCAACGCTGGCATGACATTTTTTTTGCTATGAGATCCAAGCAAAAACTGCGAATGCGACACATAGCTGCGGTAATGCTCGTTGGCTGGTTGCTTTGCCTGATTCTTGCACTGCTCCCATTGGCTGGTGTGAGCAGTTACCAGAAGGTGAGTGTCTGCTTGCCTATGGACACCAAGACATCTGCTGCTCAAGTCTATGTGGTCTCTGTTCTTACGCTAAACATCTTGGCTTTCATGGTTGTATGTGTATGCTATTTCCACATTTACTGCATGGTGCACAACCCTGAGCACCAGTCAAGCAAACAAGATGCCAGTATGGCAAAACGTATGGCTGTGCTGATTTTCACCAACCTCCTGTGCCTGTTCCCTGTCTCCTTCTACggattgtctgcagccctccaccgaCCACTAATCACAGTCACACAGTCTAAG GTTTTGCTGGTGCTGTTCTATCCTCTCAACTCCTGTGCCAATCCGTTCCTCTACACTATCCTGACAAGGACATTTCACCGTGATGTCCTGATGTTGCTGAGCCGCACCGGGATTTTCCAGCCCCAAACACAGTTCAACAGATATTAA